The region ACAAAATTTGAGTTTACATATAAAAATGAACAGAATTAGGTGTCTCAGAATGAGAGTATAGTTTATGGGGTTATGCATTTTAGGtataatttaaagaggtattccggtaCTAAAAAGGTTATAAAAAAAAGCGACTGGTGGGGTGGGTGAGTTCTGCCctaacttttttgtatttttacccCAGGCCTATCAATagataaacattttttaaatattagaATAACCTTTGAAAACATAGCTGTCCTGTATTTTCCAAGTGTCTTTTGCCTTTTAATAACCCAGACTATTTTTATTCAGGACACAGTATTTTAAAAAGTTATGAGCACCAtaagttttttgttgttgttaaaggggtattctgacatCAGGTTatatgcagaagcatatagcattgcttacctctctgtgccaATTCTGAAACCACCACAAATCTACCTGTCTGTCCCGATTCTAAAACCACCACATATTTGTTTTGTTTATACCATGTACTTTATTGCTTCCTGGTTGAACAGTTGCTAAGTACTACAATTCTCAGTATGCATTGCTTTTCCTCCACTCTTCATCACGGCCCTCCCACCCTGCGTACTCCCTTCCCACACCTGTTCTGCTGCATAACATTGTATAACACATACCAGTCTGCAGCATTTGCTGCACTCATTCTGTCTGCTCCTTCACCtatggcattgttcagcacaggGCAGCACATGGTATACACACATCTCCCCAATgtccagttaaaaaaaatatatgcctaTGTGTAAATATGACAGGGAAATGTAGGCTGTATGGGCTAGTCAGAGGTAGTGACATCACTCCAGGGGTGGGGCCTGAGACAGCATAGGATGATGTGTCAAATCCATACAGAGGGAAGAGCCAGGAAGCTGAAAGTGAAAATGAAAGAACTACAAAACTTCCTGTCAAGGATGATTTGAGAAGCCAGAACAATTTGGGATAACGCTGGCCCTGATTTATGAACCTCTCTTTATGAAcaaatagcagccaatcacagctcagctttcattttgtaAAATGgaatttgataaatctgggtcactATGTTAGTCAGTTATATATGATAGGGTGATTGcattattaaagggatactgtaCAGAAAATAACAGATACTCAACGAACACACTGTGACATGTTTGGATCCCCTGCTGAACCCTCCAGCCACTACTTCTAAGGTGGTTTGGTCTTAGCAGTGTCAGTCAGttcaagcagattccgccacGTGGAaggcctgtgcatagaatggagttaaTAGCACAGGCGGATAACACAGTTAATAGCACAGGCGAATACGTgtgggtgcgagctgcagaatccgcagcGGATGATCCACCAAGATTCCGtagcgtgcacataccctaaagggcctattccacggagcgataattggcccgattcggccgattatcgctctgtggaataaatacaacaatcagccgatgacaacgatcatgtgtaatagcggtgcgtggctggcaactgacgatttacattacctaggctgcagggctcctcttgtggtcttcttctccccgggtcccacgcgctccagctcCAGAGTGGCCTGCATgagctgaaaggccgctcagccaatcacaggccgggaccaccgcggccagtgattggctgagcggcctgtcagctcagacaggccgctctaaagctgatgcgcgggacccggggagaagaagaccgcaagaggagccctgcagcctggataggtaatgtataaagtttaagcaagggctgcaaagacatcgttaacgaagtccatgcagcccttgttaaaagataatcaggccgtggaataggcccagtaatgctgcgtttacacgtaacgattatcgtgcgaatttgcgcgataacggtcgaattggaacgataatcgtacgtgtatacgcagcgaacgatcgaacgacgcacgataaatcttacatcgtgatctttcatcaggtcagcaaatcgtcgttcatcgtacgcgaaaaattcgcaaatcgttccgtgtgaacagtcgttcgccgatttaaccaatgtgtgagataggcttaaacgatcgcagtgcgaattttcgtacgatatattgtaccgtctaaacgctgatcgttataaaaaaaaaattgtaaatccgacatcgctaatcgtacgatcgggccaataatcgttacgtgtaaacgcagcataataggccCTCGTTtcgttattatcgggcccccattgaaCTGTGGAAtaacaccctaagggtgcctttacacagagagatctgaCCGAAATTTACatccccattgaagtcaaaggggaACATCCTGTGTATAATGCATACTAGAAGTTGCATGTGATTAGAATAATAGCTTCTTTTTTTCCCACAAGAAAGAATACAACTCTAGCCTCATTCATGGGCTATTCCTGGTGTTTGGTATTATAGATTTTTCTAATAAGAAACCTATCCCATTAATAAGGATTGGGCTGTAGTGGACTTTTTTTAACTTCATTGCTTCAACCTTTTTAACTGCAAGTcagtctttaaggctatgttcacgcatggCGTTTAATAATGCATTTTTTGCTGCATATTGCCGTAAGATTGCGTTATTTTAATGCAATTGCATAATTTGCAGCTTAGTATCAAAATTGCAACAAAAATGCATAAAGTAGTAGTTCATAATTTTTTCTGGTGCCAGAAATTAGTAATTTAAATCTGTAAAAAccctccaatcttccagtacttcagttgctgtatgtcttgtgggaagtggtgtataatctccagtctgacacagtgctctctgctgccacctctgcccatgtcaggaactgtccagagcagtagcaaatccctcccaaaaaacctcccctgctctccagactggaaataataacacttcctgctggacttgtaagtacttaaagacttgagattttttaatagaagtaaatgacaaatttttagcaccagtttttttttgtgcacaacCCATTTAACGCTAATTAAATGCcatatgtgaacgtagccttaccaaTGCATGTGCTGCCAAATACACAATAATAATCTAGCACAAAAGAGTCAAACCATCACTTTGGTATTGAGCGTAAGCTCataatgtatactttatttagccTAATCACAGAAATAAAAATAAGTCACAACAATAAAATAGTTTTCACAATGAGATACAAATTAACCCTGAAAATATAAAGCACAAGTCTGTGGCAAATGTGGACAAGGTAACATTTTGCCAAACAAAATACAAACGGTATACCAACACCTGTCGGATAACATACACTGCAGGTACTAATGGTGTAATGTAAGGTGCACAATTCAAGcctttttaaaaagaaacaacagtgaatgattttttataaaattcaacttgaaaagaaaaaaagaaaaagtttaaagCATGCACCTTACAGTTCTTCATTAAATGAAGGAATGACTCCCACAGCTTAGCATAATGAAGCTCTCAATAAGTATATACAGAAAAAAGCTAATCCAGCTTCTAAACATTCAGCTGCACAAAGATTTCTCAGATGTGATTGGTGGAGCCCGGTTTATAGGTATGGGGTTTGCCTCACAATTTACTCATATTCTATAGAGCAAAAATAAAGCTAGTAAGCCTCATGTATCACAActctctaaggctaggttcacacacagtatttgtagccaaaaccaggacggggtcaaaaacacaaaaaaaggggcAACTCTTTCAATTCTAGATTCTCACTGTCAGTTCCTGGTAGTGGCTGATACATGTAAACCAAGCCAGAAAGGCAATGGACATATATAATTTTCTTGTTTTGCCATAAGCATTAAGATGTTTTATTAGTTCCACAGTCACTGCGACGTCCACCAGAGAGGCTTCTCGTCAGCCTTCCCTTCCTATGCTAAAGAGGCTTCTAAGCTGATTTATGACTAACACCAAATTTAAGTAAGAAGCCTGAAATATCCAGTGACGGACCGCACAAACGTCAGGGCATTGGAAGGCTGGAACGTTTTATAATGTTTTGGCTCTATAGTGAGTAACGGTCTCACAAGGTTCCCATTGCCTTTCACGAAAGGCTGACCTTGTTATCGAGCTCTAAACGGCTGCTACAGGTATCAAGACCAGAGTTTGTCTTTCATCATTTAGATAAAGGCCTAATGTGCTTTACCCAATTCCAAAAGCACATACTTCACCTCTAAATATTTCAACCTACATGGACATTTTGGTTATCCCTTCTCTAAATTAAACTCTGtagagtgcgttcacacatacaggatctgcagcagatttaatggcgcagatttgatggcccagaattgatttgctttgaatctgtgccattaaatctgctgcagatcctgaacatgtgaacgcacccttaggctttCAAGGTGCTGTTAGTTGCCTTGGAAACAGACAACAGGATCTGAGTCAGACATGTGACccaaattaacaaaaaaacaacatagcTCTTCCGTTCATACAATGCACTAAAATGTGTTAAGGGAAATGCAGGTGGCATatatagatggaggagaaataGAACTAGAACCAGACAATTGTTTTTAAGTAGAGTTTCTTTTTTTGgtttttgccaattttttttttttttttttaaacactctcCTTAGGCTGGATTCAAACATTGTGTTCTCTCTGTGAAGCGCTAGCGATGAGTCCCTGTACTGGAGTGTTTCCCTGCACggcatgatgtattaatatcatgccggcagcggggaaACTGAATTATCACGCTGCTGTAATGACACAGCGCCACAAACATTCAAACAGTTTTCCagcaataatattaataaatcaTGCCATGCAGGGAAACACTCCAGTACAGGGATTTTCACCGCCCGTGCATCATGGAgcaaacactgaacgtgtgactCTACCCTTAGCGTTGTATGAGAATGTATCAAGAGCTCCTGATTAGAGATAAACAAATCACTTccatctgcttatcagccggctgccttttaactcagtgggtgcctggaaaagctggatccagtcctgcaaAACTGGCAGAGAACtttccccaggactggatccaagcTTCCTCTTCGTACAGTAGTCTTCTAGTCTGTTAGAAACTATTTGCAATGGCTTTAAAACCTGCTGCGTACACCATAGCTGTTAGAGATCCTTTATCATGGTAATTTGAAATAAGTGCAGCCATTTTGGATCTCACATGTCATGTACAAACCTATTTACCACATGCCATTATAGTAACCTGTAGAATGTGCAACACAGACAAAACTTTAGAGGCTAAGTTGCAGCGAATATTTGTCAAACTGTTACATGCACAAAACTGGAAACAATGGACTTCTACAGGAAACTTGTCTGAATGCACAGAATAGGCATAAGACGACTAGGTGGTCACTCTCGGCAGCACTATCACATGCTTCTTTATAGGTTTCCGAAAACTTTAACTGCTCCTTTTATGTATTTGTATTATCCTCATTCCATCAAATTACTGTCACATGGCAGCGCTGTGCAGGCCACCAGGAATTCATTTGCACCTATGGAAAGTCTGACTGGATTATCCACTTAGTCAGATTTATAGAATAACCTTATATTTCTAGTCTCTTATAGGAGGCTTATACAAGAGAGAATAAGCTGTAATCTAGATGACACCTAAAGTTTAATATCATCCCACCCATGACATCACAGCCTTGAATTCAGACCTTTGCACATCATTTCCCTTTCCAACAGTTTCTGGTGTAAAGCTAGATTCACACGCTGCTTTACTTTAGCATTTTATCACAAATTAATGGTTTGCATCAGATATTGGCAGCATGTTTTACCTGTAAGATCAGCTACAATATCTATACTggtcatacttaaaggggttatccagcattagaaaaacatggccactttcttccagagacaacactactcatctccagtttaggtgtggtttgcaattaagctccactcaggttaatggaacagagctgccaAACCTGTacccaacatggagacaagagtgattctctggaagaaagtggccatttttttaacattggataacccctttaagaaccatgtgtctccctgatccTTCATATATCCATCAGCATTTCCATAACACTAAggtttcccaagctcctgaaatgATGAGGGGATGTAACACATCCTTGCTCTTGCTCCCATGGCAGACATTTCCAGTCGACGATCAGGCATAAGTATGGAGGGGGTGCAGAGAAGGCATTTCATCTCTGCACTTGAGCTTAGGTGGGGAATAAAAGCATATATAAAAGTTATGGAGGGATAGGCAAATACATGAAAGGTACCACATCCTTTCTTAACTGCATTAGCAGTTTATCACCCAAATTTCAGCTGTCAATGAGAAGGCAACACATGGTTCCTGTCATATAGCCATCTGTGCGGCCAAAACTTCTGTTACATAGTACAAGCATTTTCCTCACCATTATAACActtaaatgcataaaaaaaaaaaaaaaaaacacagcatgtAGACCTAACATTACTGGTGTCAGGCTACAAGCAGACACTCAAGGCCAATAAGGATCTCCTGAAGCCCAAACATTGTTCTTTCCTCCCCAACCATGGAGCACATTAATGCAGTCTGAATTtcagattaataaaaaaaacaaaaaaaaccactaGACAAGACCAACCTCACATCCATCAGCAGCACACGGCTAAAACATTATACATCAGCACTTCAGTGTTTTGCTGGAAACAAAGCCAAGATCTTAGTACACTCCTTAGGATCTCCAAGGTTTCAGGTTGCAGATCGGTATACACTTTGTGAGCCAGGGTACTCTGGTGCAGGCTGCTAAACTAAATTAAAGGAGAGTTGCtgttggtgcatataaaacaaacaTCCTATGCTTTCCTCTGCACTCCCTGTGTCCTCTTCCACAGCCTCCACTTCGCAGAAAAATGAGTCTTGAAGTCAATCACTGCCTGTTAGGCCGTTCCATcagagtcagtgattggctgagtgggctgtcactcctgagacaagtttgtctcagaaATGGAGGCTCTACAGTCAGCGAGGAACCACAAAGGGAGCACAGACAGGCAAGGATAACTATTATATGCACCGGCAGCAATATATTTAAGGCCAAgcactggacattttttttttttaaactaattcacagtaagggtccatttacagagaaatattatctgccaaagatttgaagccaaagccagaaagacaaTAAAGAGATCAGGAAAGCcttagatttttcctcttttcaaatccattcctgctttggcttcaaatatttggcagataatctgtcactttttgtgtaaatgaaccctaactTAGGTTGATCTAGCTGTTAGTGAGCCCTTTTTTAGTTGTGGGCAGTGGGCCCTTTTTTAGTTGTGGGCAGTGGGCTTTGGTAGGAAGGGTTGAGGTAACAATATGAACaaaaccaaccaatcacagcttagcttccaTTTCTCAGATACCTGGTAAAGccaggctgtgattggttactataagCACAAGATTTTCTCTCATCTTAAGAACAACAAGTCTGGGCCAGTCGCTGAGAATAGTGCGCTCTGACTCTGGGGAGGGGGGAACGACACTTACCAAGCCTTGCGCAAATGGagcagttgcctatagcaaccagatTAAATGCTTTCATTTTAAGGTGATATCTGGAAAATAAGAGCTGGAACCTAATCAGTTGCCATGGACGACAACTCCTTTGTTTGCATAAGACTTTATATAACCCCTCCCCCCAGAGAACGTGCACAATTGACAGATTTAGCGCAGCTTATGCCAGTCTTGTCTAGTTTTATCAACCACATTAAAGTGTTAAATCTCCCGCTTCCTAACATGTGAAACCACCCATGTATCCCGATACTTCAGTCCATCTTACCAATCTTACCAGCCATCTTACCAGCCaatcgaaacaaaaaaaaaaaaaaaaaaaaaatcttagaggGAAAGATATATGCATCACCGGCATAAGGTTTAATGTAGAATAGTTTATTTTCTTCCTGTTTAAAGGCCATTGAAAAGCATTTACAGTTTCCCCCAAGTGCAATAcaacaaaaaaaggggaaaaaaaagaaaagaaaaagaaagcagtAACAAAATAAAGCCGCCTTGTCTCCAGGCAACTAAACAAAAGTCATtttactgcaacatatacacattaAATATAGTATACAGTCCATGCAGCTGCACAGCCATGTTAGAGGGGATCCTGGCTCCAGCCATCAGTGCATTACAGTCCATGATTCTCATTCTTTCTAGCCAGATTTGAAGAGGAGAATCGCAACCTGGCCCAAATAAAAATAGATGAAATGCTTTGTCTCATGTGTTACATAGCTGCCAAAGTTTCTGCCGACAATGCAATGCCAGGTCGGGTTGTATTTCTTGTCAAATTCCTGCAATTTAAAAAGGAAAGGCTTTAGTTTTAGCTTGTGGGTGACCAGACCTTCGGTTGTCCGATTCCTCAGCTGATCTACCAATACTACGGACAGGCGTAACGGCAACCATTACTAGTGACCTGTGCAACCTACCTTCTTGATATAAGCTGCAATATCCTTCTCGATGTTATATTTCTCCATAGCTTGTGTGGCACAGTCCACCGCATCCTGCTGCATGTCCTCGGACATATCAGCATTCTTTATCACAGCCTTTCTGTCAGACATGATGCACCTGGAAGAGAAAGTGCCATTACATTCACACAGCGTTCTCCAACGGGAAATCCTAACTCAGCTTTATGTATACATGGTGCCTCATTCATTGACGgcagcccacagcaaccagtcagctttcactttacagcaatttaagaagtgaaagctgagcactgattggttgctaaagaGTTTAGCTACAGCTGCCCCTTAGCTTTTAGGGAGGCAGAGTAGCCATAGGAATCACAGGTTTACGACACTGTTACAACACATCAGGACAATATATACACCTTCCAAGTACATGGTCTGAACACTGCCCAGGTTTAGACTATACACAATTCCATACATATGAACACCAGATGAGGGGCACAAAGTGCAGAAAGTCACTTTATATGTCCGAGAGGTTTCACGCATTTAACAGCACAAACCAATCTATAGATACTCGTAATGTACAGCATCGACTATCTCCACTCAGTCACAGAGGCATCAGGTAATGATGACGTTAGTTATTCTATGGCCTTCCTGCCAGTGATCCCGCTGAACTCTCCAGGGGAAGCAGCTGCTCACAGGGAACAATGGAAGTTTCTCCATTTGCAGCACACAGAGCATGGCGCCTTTAGGCCTCACTTCCCTATAACAGATTCACGGAAGCTTTTGTAGAGATCAGCCGGCAGCTATATGTAGACAAAGGCCGATGTAGGTCACATGAAGCGCCTGCAGAGCAGTCAGTCACATGGACCATCTCTCTATACAGTCCATGCTGAGGAGAGTGGCCTGGGAGTCCTGATAGAATCACTAATAGCTCATAGCTCAGAGTTTAGCAttatcctatggagagagggggcCCCAGCCTGCACTATGCACAGGCCCCTCCATATAATAGAGATGATGCAGCTATTACTACATGGAGAGACCCACCCTAACAGCAGAGAACACCAACCaccagggcttctcctgtgcatAGAGGACCCCCCAACCTAAGGACTCAGCAAGCACACCAACTATTACTATgtcagggctcctcctgcacatGGAGAACCCCACCTCCCTCAGCCTGAGAACTCAGCTAGCACAACAACCACCACatcagggctcctcctgcacccagaggaccccccccccccccaacctaaaGACTCAGCAAGAACACCAACTACCATgtcagggctcctcctgcacctagaggaccccccctccccccagccagcACACCAACTACCATgtcagggctcctcctgcacctagaggaccccccctccccccagccagcACACCAACTACCAtgtcagggcttctcctgcacctagaggaccccccctccccccagccagcACACCAACTACCATgtcagggctcctcctgcacctAGATGACCCCCTGCTCCATGGACCCCTAAGCCTGAGGGCTCAGCCAGCACAGCAGCCACCATGTGAGGTCTCTCACCAAGAGGACCCCCGAGCCTGAGGACTCAGCCAGCACAGCAGCCACCATGTCAGGACTCCTCCACAGCCACCATGTCAggcctcctcctgcacacagAGGAGGGATCAGCAGTCACTATGGGCGCCACAGCCCGGACAGGGTACACGGGtcagccctgcagggggcgcagtgTGCAGGCCCCACCGTGCATCCCCACCATCCCTCACCCACGCTTCTATATCTGCAATCTAATAGCGAGCAGCAGGGCTCCGCACCTCATAGAGGACACCCGCCCACCCAGCTCTCTGCGTAGCCCCCCGGCACCTCCACCCACGCCATACAAGTTGCCGCCCAACCTTTGCATAGAGTTGTATGTGGTAAAGCAGCGGCCAGCGCAGGTAGCTCACCTGTCACAGTGTAGCGCAGCCTCTCCGCAAGCTGTAGGTCTCTCTAGACTCGATTAGCGCTCTGACTCTCGCCTTCCCTCTGAAATAGCGGCTCCTCCCCCTGTAGTGGCTCAGCCAACCGCGGCGGCTATTGGTGCAGACTCCGCCTCCCCCAGCACTGCGGGCACTTTCCCCTCGCGCTTCTCTGCCTACATCTTATTGCATCCCACAATGCCGTGAGGAGATTGCAGCTCCCGCCGCCCATTGCAcgttctctgtgtgtgtgtactagaAATACAGGTACACACACGCATCTGGGTAACTCCTTTCGCACGGTAAAGATATATGCGTTTTTACACGtaaaaggccctgttcacatttcGGTTTTGCATCCAGTTAAAACATACTGTTTTATTTGGGTGGGCAAATTCACCATAAAAGCTAGGGTCACACTCAGGGCCCTATCTGCCCTGTGGCAAAATGAAGAgctcgcctcaggcagcacatTACACAACAttatggcggagatttatcaaacatggtgtaaaatgaaactggctcagttgcccctagcaaccaatcagattccacctttcattcctcagactgtATGGAAAATAAatctgaatctgattggttgctaggggcaactgagctagtttcgctttacaccatgtttgataaatctccccctgtatgtatgactgatcACTACAGGACGGGAGCAGGGACTGTGTCTGCTCATTCTGAGGTGTACCACACAAGGGAATATGCGTACAGAAGCCTCCCTGCCCCAGTACTACTGGGCACTGTCAACtgtggccttaaccccttaatgagccaattttcatttttgcgttctcgttttttcctcctcgtgtttaaaaggccatagcacttgtattttttccctacagacctacatgagctcttattttttgcgccactttgcaatggcagacttaaaggacaagtccggcgaaaattatttttttatatgttattacttatggaaagttatacaattttcta is a window of Dendropsophus ebraccatus isolate aDenEbr1 chromosome 5, aDenEbr1.pat, whole genome shotgun sequence DNA encoding:
- the LOC138793146 gene encoding dynein light chain 2, cytoplasmic; the protein is MSDRKAVIKNADMSEDMQQDAVDCATQAMEKYNIEKDIAAYIKKEFDKKYNPTWHCIVGRNFGSYVTHETKHFIYFYLGQVAILLFKSG